Genomic window (Neurospora crassa OR74A linkage group VI, whole genome shotgun sequence):
tatgaaagatattataatgtaaatagtatatagaggtttagATACTCTTTGGTAGTCTTCCAGTCTATGGGGGTATATTGGTGGGTCTCTGGCATTTATTAAGCATAGTATTTACTGGGCCCAGACCCTACTCTGTGCCCTGCCTAGACCGTActatatctagccttccagactttgccagtctccctctttctcctcttctctatAGTATACACTCAatcaatcgtatccaaccgcttgatcTCGTTGGTGATCTCACAACATGTTACAGATGAGTCCGAGACATCGAGGGTCATTCTACACTAGATCTAGCTAAGAATCTGGAGGTCTTGACTGTCATGTCTCGTAGTGTAATTAACAGACACAAACTTGTGCTTGGCACAAAACCCGTCAAACTCTGCTTGCTGGACGAGAAATGCGCTCACGGTCCACGGGCCAAGATGTTGTAATTCTTCCGTTGATATCTTACGGTGTTGACAAGTATTGAGGCAAGCGGCGTGCTCCATCCTTTCTAGGGACGCAGCCAGCCATCTATATAGAAAGGATATGCTCTACGAAACCTAGAGTACGAGTGTATTGTTATACAAGCCTCATCACGACTTGAACTCTTTCGTTTTTTCGTCCGAATTCGGGCTTCTCGAACTTGACGACAAAAACGGACGAATCTGACACAAATCCAGTTACAACTCAACGTGTATATTTCTCAAGTCCAATTTATCAACTTCAGTATCTTCATCAGTCATTACATCATCATGACCCTCCCAGTGCCTCCACATCCAAGCCCTATAACCACCACCTTCAGCcaacaaccatcaccactacttatttcctacttcctcttcccacCAGCCTGCACCACCAAAACACTCGCATTAACCGGCCCCGTAACTAACAATCCCTCCGCCACAACACCCACCGTCCTTCCCAAATCCAACCCCCCTCCATTCGCACTCCCACCACCCACATCCACCCGACTACTGTTactaccaccagcaccagcaccactaccaccagcaATTGCCTCAATGCTATCAACAACCGCATGCCTCCGtcccacaaccaccacatcaCCCGCCCctccgcccttcttctccttcttcttctgttgtTGTCCCACCGTAACGTTCGCTAATCCCAGGACCGTTCCCACCAAGTCATTCTTGCCCTCTGTCAAGTTCGATTCCTCAAAGACCACGCGCGACGCGAATTCCACTGGCAACGAATCGCGGAACGTCGCTAGCAGTTTTGTGTCCTCATCTTCCCCCTTCATAttggaggtggaggcggtATACTTGAGATGAACAACAGTAGCAGTcacgttgtcgttgttgccaAGTAATTGGAGGACCAAGTTTAGAGCCACACGATCATCTGCGCCGCCGATGAAAGGGAGGAAGACGTGGTGTGTGCGGtttttgatgatgatggttggttggtcttggtcttgggaTGATGTatggtgatgttgagagCGTAGCAGACCTTGGACCCGAGTACGGCATGTACCAAACCCACCAAAACCATTATCGATCAAAATCCCCGCGTTACACACCCTCTCTGCCTCTGCCAGAGTTTTATGCATAAACTCTACTAGATGAACATTACCTTTGAACCGATCATTGCCTGCAttagcaccagcagcaccagccagTACCGAGAGAGGTTGATCCCAATCCGTCAAACTCCCATACTCGCTCCAAGGAATCAGCACAAACTCCGACTGCGTATCTGCCGCGTACGAAGCGAGCGTCTCAGCATACGAAGACTCGGGAACGATGGCTACGCGCCCGGAAACAGCCACGTTGTTGGACATGCTCGGTGACGACAAAGAGGCAAAAGTGCGAAAGGTGTTGATCACGGGGTCGCGCAACGAATaaagctcctcctcctcttcgccgGCTATGCCTTCGGTTACTTGCATGACGGAGGAGGTGCGGTCTGTGAGCTCGATGAGGCGGAGGCCGTGGACTTCGAGGGTTTTTTTCTGCTTGCGGGTGGGAGGACAAGGGTTGCTGCCTTTGTCGGTGGGTTCAACCTCGGAGGGCTTGGCCTGGGGGCTGAGGAGGGTGATGAAGGCAAAGAGAGAGGGTAAGCTATCGAGACGGAGGTAGACGAGCATGCGCTGGATTGAGGATTGGTCGCCGATGGGTTTGGAGGGGTCGGAGATGTTGGAGCCCGATTCGTTGGGAACAAGAGGGTTTTCGTCCCAGTCAATTTCACCGCGGCGCCATCTCTCGACTTTACGCTGGTACCATGGGGGATACAAGGCTTTGGTGAGAGGGGTGGTGGCAACAGTGGTGACGAGGGCCATGACGACGAAAATGGTGAAGGTTCTTTGGGAGAGGATCTTGGCTTGGAGACCGATGTTCAAGACGATAAGCTCGACGAGACCCTTGCAGCTCATCAGACTTCCGATGGTGAAGGATTCGCGCCAGAGGAGCTTGTTAGCACGAGCGGCGAGAGTTCCGCCAATGATCTTGCCGGCGAAGGCGCAGGTAATGACCCCGATCACGTAGCCCCATGTGATCCCATCGTTAAGGAGACCAAGGTTGGTGCTTAGACCAGAGAGGGCGAAgtagagaggaaggaagaggacggaGATGAGGTCTTCAATCTTTTCCGTCATCTTGATGGCAAAGCCGCCCTCATGCGGGCAAATCAATCCGACGAGGAATGCGCCAAAGATGGCGTGGATGCCGATGATGTCTACACAAGTCAGCATTTGCAAGTAAAGATATCGAACAGGTACGACTTACTCGTGAAAAACGCAGAAAAGAGAACGAGAAGCAACGTCAGCGCAACCACCCCCTGCATCGGTCCATTCTGCAAGCTCCCCGTCCTCCTCACCCACCACATAAATGGCGGTCTCACGGCAAACACCAAAAACAGAATCCACCCAATACAGCACAGTAGCGCCCATAGCGCCGCCAGtccgctgttgttgttcaccAACGCTACGCAAAGCGCCAGCAAAATCCAGCCGGTAACATCATTCCCAATCCCCGCCGCCAACACCGTCACGCCCACGTTGCTTCTCAACAGCTTGAGTTCAGTCAAAATACGACATAGCACGGGGAACGCAGTGATGGCGAGTGCAGTGCCAATGAAGAGACCGTAAACGCCAAAGCTAATAGGCACAGTGGTCCCGTCGTTGTGGAACTGGTGGTATAAACCCCAGGCGATGCCGAAACCTAATCCGAAAGGGAGGATCATGCCGGCGAGACCGACGGAGAGGGCGACTTTCCAGTTGGAGGTGAACATGCGCATGTCGACTTCGAGGGcgacaaggaagaggaagatgatgaggccGAGGTTGGCGACGTTGTTGAAGACGGGCATGGATTCTTTGGGGAATATGGCTAAAGGGGTGTTTGTGTTAGTGAAAGAGGGTGGGTGAGTATGGGAGGGGATAAGTGAGTTGGGTACCAGCTTCAAAACCGGGTATTCTCATCATGACGGAGGGACCGAGTAGAATGCCGCCAATGACTTCGGCAATGACTTTGGGCTGATTGATCCATTGCAGTGGATAAGCGAGTAGTTGGCAaaagatgatgacgatacCGGCTTGGATGATGAACAAGGTAATGGGAGCCGAGGCGCTGTATTTTATTGGGTTGGCTCCCTCGAGAACACCGGCCTGGCCGTTGACGCTTGGAATTGTCGCATTTGAAGAGGTATTCGATGAAGTCGCAGCGACGGCTCGGATGACGGTCTTGAGGACTGCGTCTGTTATGGCTGAGGCCATCGTGTCGAAATTTGGCGGTGTGGATGTGGTCTGCTTGTTGAGCCAACTGCTGGAAGGCTGGATTCCTCAGGACCAAAGCAACCGAAAGGTGCGCCAATGCAGTGTTTAGCTTACCACATAAGTGTTATTAAAAGTACGTATAACAGCATCAAAGTGGCCTCAGGGGACCAGACAatgaaggaggttgaggtccGAGACGGAAGTTGTCACTCGACAACACAAAGAAAAGATATATAAAACAGACCCAGATCCGAGACACTGGGGATCTATTGGTACGTCCGCCTCTTGTTGATAGAGGTTGCATGCCTGACTGTACAATGTTAGCACCAGCTGAAGCAGCAATGGGCCTCCACGTGATGGTATCCAAGCCAAGAAGAGGGGATCATGTTCTTTCCGGGGACATGAAGCCCAAAGGGTCCAATTGCAGTTGTCAGTCAAAGGAATCATGGAGGGAACACCATCgaggaggttggtggtgctggGCCGAGAGATTCGCATTTGTTCAGTTCTCGTCCACCTCTTTCTCTCACGCTTTCACATGGGCACTAACACCacaggagagggaggtgatAGCTGGATGGGAACACCCTGTTGTCTCTCGCACAACTTACTGGGCATGCTAAGAACTGAGCTACCCGATAGTGTGTTATACAAAGCTTGGGGTTCCAACTTGAATCCATACAAGGTCGATGGCGTAGAACCGAGGGTGTTGACGTCTTGACGATGAAGAGGGCCTGTGGCGGTCTAGACTCGGGACCATGATCTGGGGTAGTCT
Coding sequences:
- a CDS encoding K(+)/H(+) antiporter 1 encodes the protein MASAITDAVLKTVIRAVAATSSNTSSNATIPSVNGQAGVLEGANPIKYSASAPITLFIIQAGIVIIFCQLLAYPLQWINQPKVIAEVIGGILLGPSVMMRIPGFEAAIFPKESMPVFNNVANLGLIIFLFLVALEVDMRMFTSNWKVALSVGLAGMILPFGLGFGIAWGLYHQFHNDGTTVPISFGVYGLFIGTALAITAFPVLCRILTELKLLRSNVGVTVLAAGIGNDVTGWILLALCVALVNNNSGLAALWALLCCIGWILFLVFAVRPPFMWWVRRTGSLQNGPMQGVVALTLLLVLFSAFFTNIIGIHAIFGAFLVGLICPHEGGFAIKMTEKIEDLISVLFLPLYFALSGLSTNLGLLNDGITWGYVIGVITCAFAGKIIGGTLAARANKLLWRESFTIGSLMSCKGLVELIVLNIGLQAKILSQRTFTIFVVMALVTTVATTPLTKALYPPWYQRKVERWRRGEIDWDENPLVPNESGSNISDPSKPIGDQSSIQRMLVYLRLDSLPSLFAFITLLSPQAKPSEVEPTDKGSNPCPPTRKQKKTLEVHGLRLIELTDRTSSVMQVTEGIAGEEEEELYSLRDPVINTFRTFASLSSPSMSNNVAVSGRVAIVPESSYAETLASYAADTQSEFVLIPWSEYGSLTDWDQPLSVLAGAAGANAGNDRFKGNVHLVEFMHKTLAEAERVCNAGILIDNGFGGFGTCRTRVQGLLRSQHHHTSSQDQDQPTIIIKNRTHHVFLPFIGGADDRVALNLVLQLLGNNDNVTATVVHLKYTASTSNMKGEDEDTKLLATFRDSLPVEFASRVVFEESNLTEGKNDLVGTVLGLANVTVGQQQKKKEKKGGGAGDVVVVGRRHAVVDSIEAIAGGSGAGAGGSNSSRVDVGGGSANGGGLDLGRTVGVVAEGLLVTGPVNASVLVVQAGGKRK